Below is a window of Alkalidesulfovibrio alkalitolerans DSM 16529 DNA.
CACGCCTTCGACATTCTCCTGGCCGAGGATTTTCAGGCCGTGGCTGTGGTGGATGCAGACACCCTGGTCGCGCCGGGTTTTCTCGACGCCATGAACGAGCGGCTGGCGAGCGGGGACACGGTGGTCCAGGCGCGCTACGGGGTCGTGAATCCCGACGGCACGCCGCTGACCTACGTGCTCGCCGTGGGCAACGCCATCGAGAACGACCTGTTCCTGCACGGCCGCGAGAATCTGGGGCTGGCCTCGATCCTGCGCGGCAACGGCATGTGCTTCGCGGCCGAGGTGCTGCGTGAGCATCCGTGGGAGGCGTCGTCCGTGGTCGAGGACACTGAGTACTCGCTGGATCTTTTGCGCCGCGGGGTGCGCACCCGTTTCGCACCCGAGACGGAGGTGCGCGCGCCGCTGCCTCTCTCGCTCGATCAGGCCGCCGCGCAGCGCGTGCGCTGGGCCTCGGGCAACAGCCGCCTGACCAGGCTGGCCGCGTTCTCGCTCATCGCCGAGGGGCTAAAGTCGGGACGGCTTGGCCTTGCTGATATTGGTTTTTGCCTGCTCGTCCGCAGCAAGCCGCTGCTCCTGCTACTGTCGTTCGTCTTGGCCGGGATCGCCCTCCTGCTGAAAGTCTTTGCCGCCTGGGCCGTGCTCCTGGCCGCCTTTTTCACGCTGTACATGGCTGGGGGGATGGTGGCCATGGGGCTTTCTCGTCCGCGTGCGCGCCTTGCGCTCGCGGCTCCGTTCTATCTGTTCTGGCTCATGGCCGTCTCGCTGCTTGGGCTCACGGGCTTTCGCAGCGGCGTGTGGGCACGCACCCGGAGGGCCTGATGAAAGGCATGCGCATCGCCCACCTCATCGCCACCAACTTCTATGGTGGCCCCGAGCGCCAGATCGTCATGCACGCGAAGCGCATCGAGCGCGAGGGTTGTCTGCCCCTGGTCATCTCCTTCCAGGAGAAGGGCCGCGACAACGAGTTGCTCGCCGCGGCAGCCAAGGCCGGGGTGCCCGTGGCCGCGCTTGGTGCGCGCGCGCCGTTTCATCCGGGCGCGGTGGCTGAACTGGCGGGCATCTTGCGGGAGCGGCGGGTGAATATCCTGGCCACGCACGGCTACAAGGCCAACGTGGTCGGCCGTCTGGCCGCCTGGTTCGCGGGCATTCCCGAGATCGCGGTATCGCGGGGCTGGACAGGCGAGAACGCAAGGGTCCGGCTTTACGAAAAGCTCGACCGCTTGTTTCTGCGCCTTGCCGACCGGGTCGTTGCCGTGTCCGATGGGCAGCGTGAGAAGGTGCTGGCCTGCGGCGTGCACGCCGACAAGGTGAGCGTCATTCACAACGGCATCGACCTGACGACCTATCCTGGCCCGGCCGCGCACGGCATCCGGGCTGAACTGGGCATCGCGGCCGATGCGGTGTTCGTGGTCTCGGCCGGACGGCTGAGCCCCGAGAAGAACCACGCCGGGCTCATCGAGGCGGCGGGGCTGGTGTTCGAAAAACGCGACGACGTGCGCTTCGCGGTCTTTGGCGAAGGATTTCTCAGGCCCGAGCTCGAACACGCCATCGAGCAGGCCGGGATTTCAGACCGGTTCTTCCTGCCCGGATTTCGGCCCGACGTGCGCGCGCTTCTGCACGAGGCGGACATCTTCGTCCTGCCGTCGCACACCGAAGGGCTGCCCAACGTGATTCTCGAGGCCTTCGCCTGCAGGAAGCCCGTGGTGGCCACGGCCGTGGGCGGCACGCCCGAGGTGGTGCGCCAGGGGCGGGACGGCTGGCTCGTTTCGCCCGGCGACATGCCGGGGCTGGCCGAGGCCGTCGTGGCGCTGGCCGCGTCGCCCGAACGACGTCGTGAGATGGGCGAGAGCGGATACGAGCACGTCCGCACACGATTCGACTATGCAAGTCAGACCGCGCGGTATCTGGAGATGTACGCGGACCTTGCGGCCGCGAACGGCCACGGCGTGAGGGGAGCGAGGGCATGACGAGCGATCGCAGCGAAGCCCGCGCGCTTCCCTTCATCACCGTGGTCATGCCGGTCAGGAACGAGGCCCGCTTTATCCGCGAGACCATCGAAAGCCTTCTCGGTCAGGACTATCCGGCGGATCGTTTCGAGATCATCGTGGCCGACGGTCATTCCGACGACGGCACCAGGGAGATCGTGTGCCGGATCGCTCGCGAGCATCCCCAGGTGCGGCTGTTGGACAACCCCGGCAGACGGTCGAGCGCGGGACGCAATGTGGGCTTTCGGGAGGGGCGCGGCGACGTCTTCGTGGTCGTGGACGGGCACTGCCACATCCCCGACGCCTCGTTCCTCAGCCATCTGGCCGAGTGCTTCGCGCGCAGCGGAGCGGATTGCCTGGGCAGGCCGCAGCCGCTCGACCCGCCGGGGCTGACCCCCTTTCAGGAGGCCGTGGCCCTGGCCCGCGCCGCGCGCCTGGGGCACGGCGGCGATTCCCTGATCTACGGCGACTTCGAGGGCTACGCCAGCCCCGTGAGCAACGGCGCGGCCTACGCCCGCACGGTCTTCGACCGGGTGGGCTACGTGAACGAGCGTTTCGACGCCTGCGAGGACGTGGAGTTCAACTACCGCGTGGAAAAGGCCGGACTGACCAGCTATACGAGCCCCAAACTCACGGTGCGCTACTACCCGCGCGAATCCCTGGGCGGGCTTTTGCGCCAGATGCGGCGCTACGGCCGCGGCCGGGTCCGCTTCTACCGCTCCCATCCCGAGGCCATGAGCCTCACCGCCGTGGTTCCGGCCTGCTTCACGGCCGGAGTTTTCGCGGCCGCGTTTTTGGCCGTCTGCTCGCTGGCTCTGGGCGGACTGCCCCTGGCGCTTCACGCGCCGCTCGTCCTGCTCTCGGGGCTGCTCGCGCTGTATGCCGCGCTTACGATCTTGGCCACCGCCTCCATCTGCGCCCGGCACGGCCTTGGACACGCGCTTCGCCTGCCCGCGATCTTTCTGGCCATCCACGGCGGCCTGGGGCTGGGGATGTGGGAAGAGGCGCTTTCGCCCGAGCGCGCGCCCGCGCAGGGTGCCTCGGAGGAAGTGCGGACATGAGCGCGCCCAAGAGGATCGCCTTTCTCATCGACGCCATCGCCTCGCCCTCTGCCGGGACCGAGCGGCAACTGCTCATGCTCATCGAGGGGCTTGACCGGCGCGAATTTGAGCCGTGGCTGTGCGTGCTCAAGGGCTCGCCCTGGCTCAGCAAGAGCTTCGACCTGTGCCCCGTGCGCGTCCTGGACATCGAATCCTTCAAGAGTCCGGGGGCCTGGATGAACGTGCTGCGCTTCTCGGGTTGGCTCAGGCGCGAACGCATCGACGCGCTTCAAGTGCACTTCAGGGATTCGTCGCTGGCGGGCATCGTGGCCGCCAGGCTTGCTCGCACCCCGGCCGTGATCGCCATGCGCAAGAACCAGGGCTACTGGATGAACAGCGCGGAGCTTCGCTTGCAGCGTTTTTTGAACCGCTTCGTGGACGTCTTCGTGGCCAATTCGGAGGCCACGCGGGACTGGGCGCGGCGGGTGGAGGGCATCTTGCCCGAACGGTTGCGCGTGATCCACAACGGCTTCTTCGGAGAAACGCGCAAGGCGGGGGACGAGGCGGCGCGGCGGCGCGCGCGCCAGACGCTCGACCTGCCCCTGGATGCGCCCGTGGCGGGCATCGTGGCCAACCTGCGGCCGGTCAAGCGGTTGGACGTCTTTCTACGCGCCGCGGCCAGGGTGCGCGAGGCGCTGCCTTCGGCTCGCTTCGTGATCATCGGCGAGGGCGAGGAGCGCGAGCGTCTGCAAACGCTTGTCCGGTCGCTCGGTCTGAACGGGGAAGTACGCTTCACGGGGCGCAGGATGGATGTGCCCGACCTGCTCCCGGCCTTCGATGTGGGGGTGCTCAGCTCCGATTCCGAAAGCTTTTCCAACTCGGTCGTCGAATACATGGCGGCCGGGCTCCCGGTGGCGGCCACGGACGTGGGCGGCTGCCACGAGGCGTTGGCCGGGGGGGCAGGCGGCATCCTCGTCGCGCCCGGCGACGCCGAGGCCCTTGGCCGGGCCATGGTCGAGATGCTTAGTGACGAACACCGCGCATCCCACGCGCGCGCGGCTCACCCAAGGCGGGTGGCCGAGGCGTTTTCAAGGGACAGGTATCTTGCGGCTTATGCCGCGCTCTACAACGAACTGCTCAAGTCAACAGGGAGGAGGGCTTCATGCTCCTGAGAACGCAACTGGCGAGGCTTTTTGTCGCGGCCTTGGTGATCGTGTCTTTCACATCGGGCGCGTTCGCCCAGGCGAACGCGCAGTCCGAGACCAAGCCCAAGGCTCAACCCATGCAGGTCTTCGCCGCCGGGGGGGCCGCCAATTCAGACTCATCGGCCGAACTGCGCTGGAAATTCACCGACGAATCCCTTTCCTCCGGGCGGCTCAAGGGGGTGCGCATCTACCGTCTTCTGGACGGCGACCGGATCGGTTTCAACATCCCGCCCGTGGAACTTGTGGCAGACGTGGGCATGGGCACGAGCCTCAAGGTGGACGGCCTGAAGAACGGTTCGCGGGCCATTTTCATAGGCCGCGCCTACGATCAGAGTGACGAGGAGATACACCAGGCTGTGTTCTTCGCCTTTCCCGGAGTGCCGGGCAAGGAGCGGCCGTCGCGTCTGAACAATCTTTACGCGGCGAACGGAGCCACGGCGGTGGGGGTGTTCTGGGACCCGCTTCCCGAGATCAACATCGCGGGCTACGAGATCGCGCGCAGAGCCGACAACGAGGGCGACTACACCGTGGTGGCCCGGTTCCCCAAGGTTGTGCGCCTGGATGTGGAGAGGACCGGGGCCGAGGCTCAGGAGCAGCTTCCCGAGATCAGGCCGACCATGTTTCGCGATTCGAGCGTCGAACCAGGCCGCACATATTCCTATCGCGTGCGGGCCATGGACATGGAAGGGAACTTCGGTCCCGACACGGTGGTGGAGTCGGTGCGCATCGAGCCCGCCCGTTCGCCGTTGCCCGAAGAAGTTCTCTTGCTGGCGCGCAAGGGGTCCGACGAATCCCTGCGCGTGGCGAGGTACTACGCAGAGCGGCGCGGCGTGCCAGAGAGGAACATCCTCGAAGTGAGCATTCCCAAGGCCGCGCACACATTCAGGAATGTCCAAGTCGTCGAGGCCGTGCGCGAACATCTGCTGAACAACGGCTTGGCCGGAAAAATCAGGGTCATCGTGCCCTGCCGGGGGGTTCCGCTCGGCGATGGCCGCCGTTCCCTCGACTCCATGCTTATGGATCTTTTCGACCGCTACACCTGGGGCCGAACCATGGGCACCTCGAATCCGTTC
It encodes the following:
- a CDS encoding glycosyltransferase family 2 protein, with translation MMAALLFPPLAFLSLAAIYLFVAGLASRRPVSTRAGLPDSRLRFAVVVPAHDEENTIAATLQSLATLNYPKPLHEVVVIADNCSDGTAGVARSMGARCIERVDPTRRGKGQALRHAFDILLAEDFQAVAVVDADTLVAPGFLDAMNERLASGDTVVQARYGVVNPDGTPLTYVLAVGNAIENDLFLHGRENLGLASILRGNGMCFAAEVLREHPWEASSVVEDTEYSLDLLRRGVRTRFAPETEVRAPLPLSLDQAAAQRVRWASGNSRLTRLAAFSLIAEGLKSGRLGLADIGFCLLVRSKPLLLLLSFVLAGIALLLKVFAAWAVLLAAFFTLYMAGGMVAMGLSRPRARLALAAPFYLFWLMAVSLLGLTGFRSGVWARTRRA
- a CDS encoding glycosyltransferase gives rise to the protein MSAPKRIAFLIDAIASPSAGTERQLLMLIEGLDRREFEPWLCVLKGSPWLSKSFDLCPVRVLDIESFKSPGAWMNVLRFSGWLRRERIDALQVHFRDSSLAGIVAARLARTPAVIAMRKNQGYWMNSAELRLQRFLNRFVDVFVANSEATRDWARRVEGILPERLRVIHNGFFGETRKAGDEAARRRARQTLDLPLDAPVAGIVANLRPVKRLDVFLRAAARVREALPSARFVIIGEGEERERLQTLVRSLGLNGEVRFTGRRMDVPDLLPAFDVGVLSSDSESFSNSVVEYMAAGLPVAATDVGGCHEALAGGAGGILVAPGDAEALGRAMVEMLSDEHRASHARAAHPRRVAEAFSRDRYLAAYAALYNELLKSTGRRASCS
- a CDS encoding TIGR03790 family protein → MLLRTQLARLFVAALVIVSFTSGAFAQANAQSETKPKAQPMQVFAAGGAANSDSSAELRWKFTDESLSSGRLKGVRIYRLLDGDRIGFNIPPVELVADVGMGTSLKVDGLKNGSRAIFIGRAYDQSDEEIHQAVFFAFPGVPGKERPSRLNNLYAANGATAVGVFWDPLPEINIAGYEIARRADNEGDYTVVARFPKVVRLDVERTGAEAQEQLPEIRPTMFRDSSVEPGRTYSYRVRAMDMEGNFGPDTVVESVRIEPARSPLPEEVLLLARKGSDESLRVARYYAERRGVPERNILEVSIPKAAHTFRNVQVVEAVREHLLNNGLAGKIRVIVPCRGVPLGDGRRSLDSMLMDLFDRYTWGRTMGTSNPFFGQNAHFDGSFGLYLVSRLDGPDAETAMGLVDKAIAAEREVRASSGAAYFVNDQAGQEGVKAAERHGVQVVTKDRLYTKENLIPDEIMWFFSWGHEYRKIRRNEWPVGSIAGYLKSDTLARLNQPKAGYWVQGLLEEGVTATYGAVVEPYVQGYTRGDILLDRFWGGEYTFAEAYIMATPTVRWAMSAVGDPLYKLRK
- a CDS encoding glycosyltransferase, which translates into the protein MKGMRIAHLIATNFYGGPERQIVMHAKRIEREGCLPLVISFQEKGRDNELLAAAAKAGVPVAALGARAPFHPGAVAELAGILRERRVNILATHGYKANVVGRLAAWFAGIPEIAVSRGWTGENARVRLYEKLDRLFLRLADRVVAVSDGQREKVLACGVHADKVSVIHNGIDLTTYPGPAAHGIRAELGIAADAVFVVSAGRLSPEKNHAGLIEAAGLVFEKRDDVRFAVFGEGFLRPELEHAIEQAGISDRFFLPGFRPDVRALLHEADIFVLPSHTEGLPNVILEAFACRKPVVATAVGGTPEVVRQGRDGWLVSPGDMPGLAEAVVALAASPERRREMGESGYEHVRTRFDYASQTARYLEMYADLAAANGHGVRGARA
- a CDS encoding glycosyltransferase family 2 protein: MTSDRSEARALPFITVVMPVRNEARFIRETIESLLGQDYPADRFEIIVADGHSDDGTREIVCRIAREHPQVRLLDNPGRRSSAGRNVGFREGRGDVFVVVDGHCHIPDASFLSHLAECFARSGADCLGRPQPLDPPGLTPFQEAVALARAARLGHGGDSLIYGDFEGYASPVSNGAAYARTVFDRVGYVNERFDACEDVEFNYRVEKAGLTSYTSPKLTVRYYPRESLGGLLRQMRRYGRGRVRFYRSHPEAMSLTAVVPACFTAGVFAAAFLAVCSLALGGLPLALHAPLVLLSGLLALYAALTILATASICARHGLGHALRLPAIFLAIHGGLGLGMWEEALSPERAPAQGASEEVRT